The DNA region AAAGATGTAAAAGTTGACATTGGCAGCAAAGTAAGTAAGGGCCAGGTGCTTTGTATCCTGGATGCGCCGGAGCTAAAAGCCGGCGAGGCGCAGAGCCGCAGTAATAGTCAGGGAGCTTATTCTAAATTCCAGTCCAGCAAAAGCATTTATTCACGGTTGTTAAAAGCATCTAAAACACCCGGCGCCATATCAGATAATGAACTGGATATTGCCCGCAATCAAATGAAAACAGACAGCTCCGCTTATGAAGCTTCTAAAGCTGCCAACCAGGCTAACCATGCATTAGAAGATTACCTGGTTATCCGGTCGCCATTTAACGGAGTAGTTACCGCGCGTAATATTTTTAAAGGCGATTATGTGGATAATACAGGTAAGATCCTGCTTTTTACAGTAGAGGATAATTCGTTGTTGAGGATCCAGGTACCGGTACCGGAGGCTTACAATGCTACTAAAATAGAAGATAACCAGGCCTCGTTTACCGTTTCCGCTTTGCCGGGAGTTGTCTTTAAAGCCAATCTCGCACGGAAATCGGAGGCGATCAGCTCAGACACCCGGAGCGAAACATGGGAATTTAGTTTCCCCAATCAAAAAAAACAGCTTAAGCCCGGTATGTTTGCCCAGATCACCTTAAACGTTGATCGCCCTGATCCTGGCTTTACGGTACCTTACAAGACTGTTGTAACCACACAGGAACGCAAGTTTGTGGTGAAACTGGTAGATGGCAAAGCGAAATGGGTAGATGTGAAAACGGGGTTTACAGGCAAAGAAAAAGTAGAAATTACAGGTGACCTGAAAGATGGTGACAAACTGGTTAAACAGGCCAATGAGGAAATGAAAGAAGGCTTAATCATTCCTGTTAAGCAATAGTTTATCAATACTCCTAACGAAGGATTCGAGCGTAATCCGTCCCTTTTATGTCCAACCTGATTATATCAATTGACGGAGCAGAAAGCCTGTAAACCGCCCGGTGTTCAACATGATAATTTCGCCTTTATTACCGATAAAGGACAAGAAAGTCAAAGATTAAACAGCACCTTAAGTAGTATAATCCTTCCCGGAAGCGTATATGAACTGGCTGTGAGCGTATTGGCTGATAAATAAAGC from Mucilaginibacter sp. SJ includes:
- a CDS encoding efflux RND transporter periplasmic adaptor subunit translates to MKALHTYLGLSLLVLGACGSNENKTPGATVAQAKQPVEIVELKADKVSNKLTLTGEIIPNDRANIYARTAGYVKDVKVDIGSKVSKGQVLCILDAPELKAGEAQSRSNSQGAYSKFQSSKSIYSRLLKASKTPGAISDNELDIARNQMKTDSSAYEASKAANQANHALEDYLVIRSPFNGVVTARNIFKGDYVDNTGKILLFTVEDNSLLRIQVPVPEAYNATKIEDNQASFTVSALPGVVFKANLARKSEAISSDTRSETWEFSFPNQKKQLKPGMFAQITLNVDRPDPGFTVPYKTVVTTQERKFVVKLVDGKAKWVDVKTGFTGKEKVEITGDLKDGDKLVKQANEEMKEGLIIPVKQ